From Calothrix sp. PCC 6303, a single genomic window includes:
- a CDS encoding SH3 domain-containing protein, protein MFVNIIKYILGIFLAIAILAGSGLATALYFVNRTAITPPKPIYANDKEELAKKAAKNPPKPAVSKKANTTKTPAAKPTATPTAETTVEALPANAYNARVTWSKGLSLRAEPRADAESVGGVGFDAKVIVIEESADQVWQKIRIEGSEKEGWVKAGNTKKDDGQPDDSQSDDNNQTDDQGDAEQR, encoded by the coding sequence ATGTTTGTCAACATCATCAAATATATACTGGGGATCTTTTTAGCGATCGCTATTTTAGCTGGGAGTGGTTTGGCAACTGCCCTATACTTTGTCAACCGAACTGCAATTACTCCCCCAAAGCCAATTTATGCCAATGATAAGGAGGAATTAGCTAAAAAAGCAGCTAAAAATCCGCCAAAACCCGCAGTTAGCAAAAAAGCAAATACAACTAAAACCCCTGCTGCGAAACCTACTGCTACCCCGACAGCAGAAACCACAGTAGAAGCGTTACCCGCTAACGCATATAATGCTCGTGTAACCTGGTCTAAAGGTTTGAGTTTGCGTGCTGAACCCCGTGCTGATGCGGAAAGTGTTGGTGGAGTTGGTTTTGACGCTAAAGTTATTGTAATTGAAGAAAGCGCCGATCAAGTTTGGCAAAAAATTCGCATTGAAGGTAGTGAAAAAGAAGGTTGGGTGAAAGCTGGTAATACCAAAAAAGATGATGGGCAACCAGATGATAGCCAAAGTGATGACAACAATCAAACAGATGATCAAGGTGATGCAGAGCAGCGTTAA
- a CDS encoding HD domain-containing protein — translation MKELQIIDRVRSEIVKMAQDPHFIHHKWYVKHHLKIVEQISLELCQIYQDADQDLVLLLVWMHDYGKITNQSATKSKVTGESFLIDEGVGIELAQQVMNNIEVIDRKDISELKSATDEIKIVSSADGASHMVGSFFSIYWWENSHLSIEELQARNLQKLQTDWEKKIVLPEVKQAFATHYQFLLSNFRLPTYPISTKILPH, via the coding sequence GTGAAAGAATTACAGATTATTGATAGAGTTAGAAGCGAAATTGTGAAGATGGCACAAGATCCGCACTTCATTCACCATAAATGGTATGTCAAACACCATCTCAAGATAGTCGAACAAATTAGTTTAGAGCTTTGTCAAATCTACCAAGACGCAGATCAAGACTTGGTTTTGCTTCTTGTATGGATGCATGATTATGGGAAGATCACTAATCAATCAGCAACTAAATCAAAAGTTACAGGGGAAAGCTTCCTGATAGATGAAGGTGTTGGTATTGAATTAGCCCAGCAAGTAATGAATAATATAGAAGTAATAGATCGTAAAGATATTAGTGAGTTAAAATCGGCGACAGACGAAATTAAAATAGTTTCATCTGCCGATGGTGCATCTCACATGGTTGGTTCATTTTTCAGTATATATTGGTGGGAAAATAGCCATCTATCGATTGAAGAACTTCAAGCCAGAAATCTTCAGAAATTGCAGACTGATTGGGAAAAGAAAATAGTCTTACCTGAAGTCAAGCAAGCATTTGCAACCCACTATCAGTTCTTATTGAGTAATTTCCGACTTCCAACTTACCCAATATCAACCAAGATTTTACCACATTAA
- a CDS encoding peptidoglycan-binding protein — translation MNSTTYPGLAATVVENKLVNWKKLSGVALMKLLPVALVLAIMNIAGQAIALQKLGSTGADVTTTQRCLKQLGYYNGPVTGKFATLTEAAVRRYQQKNGLAVDGEIGTRTQNLLNSQCQSRTNPPVKGSGVLQFGSKGAAVSQLQQNLRSLRFYNGPINGNFGTLTQQAVIRFQQTYRISADGVAGTRTLRTISAALKPIGTGGDSLPNALNRGDSGALVRQLQDDLRRLGYFKVNSTGNFGKVTEDAVARFQSNYGLPPNGVADARTLGAISQALLSSDGKNGCSQANGEICPGERSQRVATVQQRLNQWGFYNGNIDGYYGAGTRDAVGQFQRYFRLAATGFVDFNTWQALTTTANAPKPNIPNPSTTNRYVVVVPMFSNDTLNRIQQLVPRAIPGTSKLGNYVNAGAFSQRGDAESLSKQLRDRGFDARVEYF, via the coding sequence ATGAATTCTACTACTTATCCGGGTTTGGCTGCTACTGTTGTTGAAAATAAGCTAGTGAACTGGAAAAAACTTTCTGGTGTTGCCTTGATGAAGTTGTTGCCAGTGGCTTTAGTGCTGGCAATTATGAATATAGCTGGACAAGCGATCGCATTGCAAAAATTAGGTAGTACTGGAGCGGATGTTACCACTACTCAACGATGTCTCAAACAGTTAGGTTACTACAACGGACCAGTTACAGGCAAGTTTGCCACATTAACTGAAGCTGCTGTCCGCAGGTATCAACAAAAGAATGGACTTGCGGTGGATGGTGAAATTGGTACACGAACACAAAATCTGTTGAATTCTCAATGTCAAAGCCGTACCAACCCCCCTGTTAAAGGTAGTGGTGTTCTACAATTTGGTAGCAAAGGGGCAGCTGTTAGCCAACTTCAACAAAATTTACGTAGCTTACGCTTCTATAATGGTCCCATCAATGGGAATTTTGGCACCCTAACTCAACAAGCTGTAATTCGTTTTCAGCAGACATATCGAATTTCCGCAGATGGAGTTGCGGGAACAAGAACACTCAGAACTATTAGCGCAGCTTTAAAACCAATTGGTACAGGTGGTGATAGTCTTCCCAATGCCCTAAATCGTGGTGATAGCGGTGCTTTGGTGCGTCAACTCCAAGATGATTTACGCCGATTAGGCTACTTTAAGGTAAACTCAACAGGAAATTTTGGCAAAGTAACTGAGGATGCTGTAGCACGTTTCCAAAGTAATTATGGACTTCCTCCTAATGGTGTCGCTGATGCAAGAACTTTAGGGGCAATTTCTCAAGCTTTACTTAGTTCCGATGGCAAGAATGGTTGTTCCCAAGCAAATGGTGAAATTTGCCCAGGGGAACGTAGTCAACGGGTTGCAACAGTTCAACAAAGACTGAATCAATGGGGATTCTATAACGGTAATATTGACGGTTACTATGGTGCGGGAACGCGGGATGCTGTAGGACAATTTCAACGGTATTTTCGGTTAGCGGCAACAGGCTTTGTAGATTTTAATACTTGGCAAGCATTAACAACCACTGCAAATGCTCCTAAACCAAATATTCCCAATCCTTCCACAACTAACCGCTATGTGGTAGTTGTCCCCATGTTTAGTAATGATACCCTCAACCGGATTCAGCAGTTGGTACCCCGTGCAATTCCTGGTACATCCAAGTTAGGTAATTATGTGAATGCTGGGGCTTTTAGTCAACGTGGTGACGCTGAAAGCCTTTCTAAACAATTACGCGATCGCGGTTTTGATGCAAGGGTAGAATACTTTTAG
- a CDS encoding type II toxin-antitoxin system PemK/MazF family toxin, protein MHRGEIWLVNLNPTVGTEISKTRPCVIVNDDAIGILPLKVIVPVTDWKDNFAARTWMVRLEPSTENNLAKISAVDTFQIRSVSENRLLRKLGALSESEMLLISQALAIVLSIMQT, encoded by the coding sequence ATCCATAGAGGTGAAATCTGGTTAGTAAATCTTAATCCCACAGTCGGTACAGAAATCAGTAAAACCCGTCCATGCGTAATAGTTAACGATGATGCGATCGGTATTTTACCCCTGAAAGTGATTGTACCTGTTACGGATTGGAAAGATAACTTTGCAGCCAGAACTTGGATGGTTAGATTAGAACCTAGTACAGAAAATAATTTGGCTAAAATTTCCGCTGTTGATACTTTCCAAATACGTTCGGTTTCTGAAAATAGATTATTGAGAAAGTTGGGAGCATTATCAGAATCGGAGATGTTACTAATCTCTCAAGCATTAGCCATAGTTTTAAGTATTATGCAAACCTAA
- a CDS encoding S-methyl-5'-thioadenosine phosphorylase, producing MSDIKIGIIGGSGLYKMDALKNVQEMEIETPFGKPSDAFIIGELDGVKVVFLARHGRNHTLLPTELPFRANIYAMKKLGVEYIISASAVGSLKAEVKPLDMVVPDQFIDRTRNRISTFFGEGIVAHITFGDPVCPNLAGLVADAIASLNLEDVTLHRGGTYVCMEGPAFSTKAESNLYRSWGATIIGMTNLQEAKLAREAEIAYATMALVTDYDCWHPDHDSVTVEMVVANLHKNAVNAQKAIQEAVRRLSANPVESEAHSALKYAVLTRLENVSPETKEKFGVILQKYL from the coding sequence ATGAGTGATATTAAAATTGGGATTATCGGTGGTAGTGGTCTATACAAAATGGATGCCCTGAAGAATGTCCAAGAAATGGAGATAGAAACACCATTTGGTAAGCCTTCAGATGCATTTATTATCGGTGAGTTGGATGGCGTAAAAGTAGTATTTTTAGCTAGACATGGGCGTAATCATACTCTACTTCCCACAGAATTACCGTTTCGTGCCAACATCTATGCTATGAAAAAGCTGGGTGTGGAATATATTATCTCAGCGAGTGCTGTGGGTTCCCTCAAAGCAGAAGTAAAACCCCTAGATATGGTAGTTCCAGACCAATTTATTGATAGAACTAGAAACCGAATTTCCACATTTTTCGGCGAGGGAATTGTTGCACATATTACATTTGGTGATCCAGTTTGTCCGAATTTAGCAGGTTTGGTGGCTGATGCGATCGCGTCTTTGAATTTGGAGGATGTCACTTTACATCGTGGTGGTACCTATGTATGTATGGAAGGTCCCGCATTTTCCACTAAGGCAGAGTCTAACCTGTATCGGAGTTGGGGGGCAACTATTATTGGCATGACAAATTTACAAGAAGCTAAGTTGGCTAGGGAAGCAGAAATTGCCTATGCCACAATGGCTTTAGTGACAGATTACGATTGCTGGCACCCAGATCATGATAGTGTGACGGTGGAAATGGTGGTAGCAAATTTACATAAAAATGCCGTAAATGCTCAGAAAGCGATTCAGGAAGCGGTGAGGAGATTGAGCGCAAATCCTGTAGAATCAGAGGCACATTCAGCTTTGAAATATGCTGTTTTAACTCGCTTGGAAAATGTATCTCCCGAAACTAAGGAGAAATTTGGAGTGATTTTACAAAAGTATTTGTAA